One genomic region from Rattus norvegicus strain BN/NHsdMcwi chromosome 10, GRCr8, whole genome shotgun sequence encodes:
- the Cisd3 gene encoding CDGSH iron-sulfur domain-containing protein 3, mitochondrial yields the protein MGFRCLPFSTDRIFLFPNHICLSALTKLCQRREISSWLARWFPKDPAKPVVAQKTPIRLELVAGKTYRWCVCGRSKNQSSLCRSLSLSFWRTLPHFPVLCGWDEKPSSEGLLCGLWTALLRWLPLLPAHWPFPTQVQGRRDTHSGPLYLQGHSAAPLL from the exons ATGGGCTTCCGGTGTCTTCCCTTCTCCACTGATCGTATCTTTCTGTTTCCAAATCAcatctgcctgtctgccttgACGAAGCTGTGTCAGAGGCGGGAAATCTCCTCTTGGTTG GCCCGATGGTTCCCCAAAGATCCAGCCAAGCCAGTGGTGGCACAGAAAACACCCATCAGGTTGGAGCTGGTTGCCGGGAAAACCTACAGGTGGTGTGTATGTGGCCGAAGTAAGAATCAG TCTTCCCTGTGCCGgagcctctccctttccttctggaGAACTCTACCCCATTTCCCCGTGCTGTGTGGTTGGGATGAGAAACCCAGCTCTGAAGGCTTACTTTGTGGCCTTTGGACAG CCCTTCTGCGATGGCTCCCACTTCTTCCAGCGCACTGGCCTTTCCCCACTCAAGTTCAAGGCCGAAGAGACACGCACAGTGGCCCTCTGTACCTGCAAGGCCACTCGGCGGCCCCCTTACTGTGA
- the Pcgf2 gene encoding polycomb group RING finger protein 2 isoform X1, which produces MHRTTRIKITELNPHLMCALCGGYFIDATTIVECLHSFCKTCIVRYLETNKYCPMCDVQVHKTRPLLSIRSDKTLQDIVYKLVPGLFKDEMKRRRDFYAAYPLTEVPNGSNEDRGEVLEQEKGALGDDEIVSLSIEFYEGVRDREEKKSLVENGDGDKEKTGVRFLRCPAAMTVMHLAKFLRNKMDVPSKYKVEILYEDEPLKEYYTLMDIAYIYPWRRNGPLPLKYRVQPACKRLTLPTVPTPSEGTNTSGASECESVSDKAPSPATLPATSSSLPSPATPSHGSPSSHGPPATHPTSPTPPSTAAGTTTATNGGTSNCLQTPSSTSRGRKMTVNGAPCPP; this is translated from the exons ATGCATCGGACCACACGGATTAAAATCACGGAGCTGAACCCTCACCTCATGTGTGCCCTCTGTGGGGGCTACTTCATCGACGCCACCACGATTGTGGAATGCTTACATTCCT TCTGCAAAACCTGCATCGTGCGCTACTTGGAGACCAACAAATACTGCCCCATGTGTGATGTCCAGGTCCATAAAACACGGCCACTGCTCAGCATCAG ATCAGACAAAACCCTCCAGGACATTGTCTACAAGTTGGTGCCTGGGCTTTTTAAAG ATGAGATGAAACGGAGACGGGACTTCTACGCGGCATACCCCCTGACAGAGG TCCCCAACGGCTCCAACGAGGACCGAGGTGAGGTCCTGGAACAGGAGAAGGGGGCTCTGGGTGACGACGAGATTGTCAGCCTGTCCATTGAGTTCTATGAAGGCGTCAG GGACCGAGAGGAGAAGAAGAGCCTCGTGGAGAATGGGGACGGGGACAAGGAGAAG ACAGGAGTGCGGTTCCTGCGATGCCCGGCGGCCATGACCGTGATGCACCTCGCCAAGTTCCTCCGCAACAAAATGGATGTGCCCAGCAAGTACAAG gtgGAGATCCTCTATGAAGACGAGCCCCTGAAGGAATACTACACCTTAATGGACATAGCCTACATCTACCCGTGGCGGAGG AATGGGCCTCTCCCCCTCAAGTACCGTGTCCAGCCAGCCTGCAAGAGGCTCACCCTACCCACAGTGCCAACTCCCTCAGAAGGCACCAACACCAGCGGGGCCTCCGAGTGTGAGTCAGTCAGCGACAAGGCTCCCAGCCCTGCCACCCTTCcggccacctcctcctccttgcccAGCCCTGCGACCCCATCCCATGGCTCTCCCAGCTCCCACGGCCCCCCAGCCACCCATCCTACCTCCCCCACTCCACCTTCAACTGCTGCTGGAACCACCACAGCTACCAATGGGGGCACTTCGAACTGCCTGCAGACGCCATCCTCCACCAGCAGGGGGCGCAAGATGACTGTTAATGGAGCTCCTTGCCCCCCTTAA